In the Rhizobium sp. CB3090 genome, one interval contains:
- a CDS encoding IclR family transcriptional regulator encodes MSVEDDNDRYRAPALDKGLDILELLARIDGGLTQAEIAKALGKSPNEFYRMLDRLVRRGYVQRQDGDRFYLTLKLFGLAHYHAPVRRLVSFATPLMREFSNRAEQACHLAIFDRGSVIVIAQQDSPTYWGISIRVGAQINLFNTGSGHVLLAFRDEKHRKMMINEQQRQQDEDVPMPSDLDKRLQLIKEQGFETMDSLQTTGVRNISAPVLALDGYALAALTCPYIQPVNPNAPSYEQVIQYVREAARDISETVAGTLDNAEI; translated from the coding sequence ATGAGTGTAGAAGACGATAACGATCGATACCGCGCACCGGCGCTGGACAAAGGCCTCGATATCCTGGAGCTACTGGCGCGGATCGACGGCGGGCTGACGCAAGCCGAAATCGCCAAGGCGCTCGGCAAGAGCCCGAACGAGTTCTACCGCATGCTCGATCGCCTGGTCCGGCGTGGCTATGTGCAGCGGCAGGATGGCGACCGCTTCTATCTGACTCTCAAACTCTTCGGCCTGGCGCATTACCATGCGCCGGTGCGCCGCCTCGTTTCCTTCGCTACGCCGCTGATGCGCGAATTCTCCAATCGCGCCGAGCAAGCCTGCCATCTGGCGATATTCGACCGCGGCTCGGTCATCGTCATTGCCCAGCAGGATTCTCCGACCTATTGGGGCATCTCGATTCGCGTTGGCGCCCAGATTAATTTGTTCAACACCGGCTCCGGCCATGTTCTGCTCGCCTTTCGCGACGAAAAACACCGCAAGATGATGATCAATGAGCAGCAGCGCCAACAGGACGAGGATGTGCCGATGCCGTCCGATCTCGATAAGCGCCTTCAACTGATCAAGGAGCAGGGTTTCGAGACGATGGACAGCCTGCAGACCACTGGGGTGCGCAACATTTCGGCGCCTGTGCTGGCATTGGATGGTTATGCGCTGGCCGCGCTCACCTGTCCCTATATACAGCCGGTCAATCCGAATGCGCCGAGCTACGAGCAGGTGATCCAATATGTCCGCGAAGCAGCCAGGGACATATCGGAGACCGTCGCAGGCACCTTGGACAACGCCGAGATATAA
- the tal gene encoding transaldolase — MTSKLDQLRAMTTVVADSGDIEAVARLKPVDCTTNPTIVLKALGTPMFADAIKEAVAWGKKQGGTPDAVAAAVADRLAISVGAALSGLVPGRVSTEVDADLSFNTEGSIAKARAIIAAYKERGIDRDRILIKLASTWEGIRAAEVLQKEGIDCNLTLLFSKVQAVACADAKVFLISPFVGRILDWYKKSTGKEYTPEEDPGVISVRDIYNYYKANDIKTIVMGASFRNAGEIEALAGCDRLTISPNLLDELSKDEGKLERKLSPENKTSVSKIAVDERTFRWMMNEDAMATEKLAEGIRAFAKDLVALRTMVGKELQLAAA; from the coding sequence ATGACATCCAAGCTTGACCAACTTCGCGCTATGACGACGGTCGTGGCCGACTCCGGCGATATCGAGGCGGTTGCCCGCCTGAAGCCGGTCGATTGCACGACCAATCCGACCATCGTCCTGAAGGCGCTCGGCACACCGATGTTCGCCGATGCGATCAAGGAGGCTGTCGCCTGGGGCAAGAAGCAGGGTGGTACGCCGGACGCCGTTGCCGCTGCTGTCGCCGATCGTTTGGCAATCTCTGTCGGCGCCGCTCTCTCCGGCCTCGTTCCCGGCCGTGTCTCGACCGAGGTCGATGCCGACCTGTCCTTCAACACCGAAGGCTCGATCGCCAAGGCCCGCGCTATCATCGCCGCCTACAAGGAACGCGGCATTGACCGTGACCGCATTCTCATCAAGCTCGCTTCCACTTGGGAAGGCATCCGGGCCGCCGAAGTGCTGCAGAAGGAAGGCATCGACTGCAACCTGACGCTGCTCTTCAGCAAGGTCCAGGCGGTTGCCTGCGCCGACGCCAAGGTTTTCCTGATCTCGCCCTTCGTCGGCCGCATTCTCGACTGGTACAAGAAGTCGACCGGCAAGGAATACACGCCTGAAGAAGATCCGGGCGTTATTTCCGTTCGCGATATCTACAATTACTACAAGGCCAACGACATCAAGACGATCGTCATGGGCGCTTCCTTCCGCAACGCCGGCGAAATCGAAGCACTGGCCGGCTGCGATCGCCTGACGATCAGCCCGAACCTGCTTGACGAACTCTCCAAGGACGAAGGCAAGCTGGAGCGCAAGCTGTCGCCGGAAAACAAGACCTCGGTCTCCAAGATCGCCGTCGACGAAAGAACCTTCCGTTGGATGATGAACGAAGATGCGATGGCGACCGAAAAGCTCGCCGAAGGCATTCGCGCATTCGCCAAGGACCTGGTCGCTCTGCGCACCATGGTCGGTAAGGAACTACAGCTCGCTGCTGCTTGA
- a CDS encoding sugar ABC transporter substrate-binding protein — MRNLKSGLAAGVLALFASSAISAADLPGKFPGVTIDAKLIGGQQYEPLYARISEWEKETGAKVNILSKKNHFELDKEIKSDMASGDISWCVGSNHSSFAPQYPDLYTDLGKLLPKEEIAKFVDSTIEASTIDGRLIMLPRAQFDVSALYYQKSLYNDEAKKTAFKAKYGYDLAPPKTWKEVSDQATFFANPPNFFGTQFPGKEEAINGRFYEMLIAEGGEYLDKEGKPAFNSDAGVRALDWFVSMYKAKAVPAGTTNYLWDDLGAGFASGTVALDLDWPGWATYFNDPKSSKIAGNVGVVVQPVGSAGKHTGWSGHHGFSVTEACKNKEAAASLVWFLTNDDSQKLEAANGTLPTRKAVWEWDIQQAASDPYKKEVLSTFQESMKYAFPVPRTPQWIEISNVVYPELQAAILGDKTSKQALDTAAQKATDVLKDAGAL, encoded by the coding sequence ATGAGGAATTTGAAGTCCGGTCTTGCCGCCGGCGTATTGGCATTGTTCGCGAGCTCCGCGATCTCTGCTGCCGACCTGCCCGGCAAGTTTCCGGGTGTGACGATCGACGCCAAGCTGATCGGCGGCCAGCAATACGAGCCGCTTTATGCGCGCATTTCCGAGTGGGAGAAGGAGACTGGCGCCAAGGTCAATATCCTCTCCAAGAAGAACCACTTCGAACTCGACAAGGAAATCAAGTCGGACATGGCGTCGGGCGATATTTCCTGGTGCGTCGGTTCGAACCATTCGTCCTTCGCACCCCAGTATCCCGACCTCTACACCGATCTCGGCAAGCTGCTGCCGAAGGAGGAGATCGCCAAGTTCGTCGATTCGACTATCGAGGCATCGACCATCGACGGCCGGCTGATCATGCTGCCGCGCGCCCAGTTCGACGTTTCGGCACTCTATTACCAGAAGAGCCTCTACAATGATGAGGCCAAGAAGACGGCATTCAAGGCCAAGTATGGCTACGATCTGGCGCCGCCGAAGACCTGGAAGGAAGTCTCTGACCAGGCGACCTTCTTCGCCAATCCGCCGAACTTCTTCGGCACGCAGTTCCCCGGCAAGGAAGAGGCGATCAATGGCCGCTTCTATGAAATGCTGATTGCCGAGGGCGGCGAATATCTCGACAAGGAGGGCAAGCCGGCCTTCAATTCCGATGCTGGCGTGCGCGCGCTCGACTGGTTCGTGAGCATGTACAAGGCCAAGGCCGTTCCGGCCGGTACGACCAACTATCTTTGGGACGATCTCGGCGCCGGTTTTGCCTCGGGCACCGTTGCGCTCGATCTCGATTGGCCGGGCTGGGCGACTTATTTCAACGATCCGAAGTCATCGAAGATTGCCGGCAATGTCGGTGTGGTCGTGCAGCCCGTCGGTTCGGCCGGCAAGCACACCGGCTGGTCCGGCCATCATGGTTTCTCGGTGACGGAAGCCTGCAAGAACAAGGAGGCTGCCGCCTCGCTGGTCTGGTTCCTGACCAACGACGATTCGCAGAAGCTTGAAGCCGCCAACGGCACGCTGCCCACCCGCAAGGCCGTCTGGGAATGGGATATCCAGCAGGCTGCATCCGATCCCTACAAGAAGGAAGTGCTGAGCACCTTCCAGGAATCGATGAAGTACGCCTTCCCGGTTCCGCGGACGCCGCAATGGATCGAGATTTCCAACGTGGTCTATCCGGAGCTCCAGGCCGCCATCCTCGGCGACAAGACCTCCAAGCAAGCGCTCGACACGGCCGCACAGAAGGCAACCGACGTTCTGAAGGATGCCGGCGCGCTCTGA
- a CDS encoding carbohydrate ABC transporter permease — MDRNAEQRTRRRIGKVAYLVGLFIAMLIICLPGFWIILSSLRPTVEIMAKPPVWIPQELSLEAYRAMFGGAGQGGIPVWDYFRNSLVISVTSTVIALIIGMSGGYAFARFRFRGKSAVFLGLMLTRSVPGVALSLPLFMVYARLGIIDTHFGLIITYVALNVPFTIWLIDGFFRQVPKDLAEAAQIDGCTRWQAFWQVEFPLAGPGIASAGIFAFLTCWNEYALASQLTRSVDSKTLPVGLLDYTAEFTIDWRGMCALAVVMIVPALALTFIIQKHLVSGLTFGAVKG, encoded by the coding sequence ATGGATCGCAACGCCGAACAACGCACGCGCCGCCGCATCGGAAAAGTCGCCTATCTCGTCGGCCTTTTCATCGCGATGCTCATCATCTGCCTGCCGGGCTTCTGGATCATCCTCAGTTCGCTGCGTCCGACAGTCGAGATCATGGCAAAGCCGCCGGTCTGGATCCCACAGGAGCTTTCGCTCGAAGCCTATCGCGCCATGTTCGGTGGCGCGGGGCAGGGCGGTATTCCCGTCTGGGATTATTTCCGCAATTCGCTGGTGATCTCCGTTACCTCTACTGTCATTGCGCTCATCATCGGCATGTCCGGCGGCTATGCCTTCGCCCGCTTCCGTTTCAGAGGCAAATCGGCGGTGTTCCTTGGCCTGATGCTGACGCGCTCCGTGCCGGGCGTGGCGCTATCGCTGCCGCTGTTCATGGTCTATGCGCGGCTCGGGATCATCGACACGCATTTCGGCCTGATCATCACCTATGTCGCGCTGAACGTGCCCTTCACCATCTGGCTGATCGATGGTTTCTTCCGGCAGGTGCCGAAGGACCTTGCCGAGGCCGCGCAGATCGACGGTTGCACGCGCTGGCAGGCTTTCTGGCAGGTGGAGTTTCCGCTCGCCGGCCCCGGCATCGCATCCGCCGGCATCTTCGCCTTTCTCACCTGCTGGAACGAGTATGCGCTTGCCTCGCAGCTCACGCGCTCGGTCGATTCCAAGACGTTGCCGGTCGGCCTGCTCGACTATACGGCCGAATTCACCATCGATTGGCGCGGCATGTGCGCTCTCGCAGTGGTGATGATCGTCCCGGCGCTCGCTCTCACCTTCATCATTCAGAAGCATCTGGTGTCCGGTTTGACATTCGGTGCGGTCAAAGGTTGA
- the ugpC gene encoding sn-glycerol-3-phosphate ABC transporter ATP-binding protein UgpC gives MAQVTLKKLVKRYGALEIVHGIDLDIRDKEFIALVGPSGCGKSTTLRMIAGLEDISEGAIMIGDIIVNDLPPRDRNISMVFQSYALYPHMTVRENMGFSLKIAKQPQAEIDQRVNEAAAILSLEALMDRRPAQLSGGQRQRVAMGRAIVRQPEVFLFDEPLSNLDAKLRTQMRTEIKKLHAKVQSTVIYVTHDQVEAMTLADRIVIMRDGYIEQVGTPDEVFKRPATRFVAGFIGSPPMNIEEATVSAGALVFKNGDKLPLPGQFADRVKEGEKVAFGLRPDDIFPSGHGLHSGAEAAVHEVTLPVAITEPLGNETLVFVEFAGREWVSRMLNPRGLKSGEQLKMSFDLSQAHLFSAETGKSLAV, from the coding sequence ATGGCTCAGGTTACGCTCAAAAAACTCGTCAAGCGCTATGGCGCCCTGGAAATCGTCCACGGGATCGATCTCGATATCAGGGACAAGGAATTCATCGCCTTGGTGGGGCCTTCCGGCTGTGGCAAGTCGACTACGCTGCGCATGATCGCCGGCCTCGAGGATATCTCCGAGGGCGCCATCATGATCGGCGATATCATCGTCAACGACTTGCCGCCGCGTGATCGCAACATCTCCATGGTGTTCCAGTCCTACGCGCTCTATCCGCATATGACCGTGCGCGAGAACATGGGTTTCTCATTGAAGATCGCCAAGCAACCGCAGGCGGAAATCGATCAACGCGTCAACGAAGCGGCTGCAATCCTCAGCCTCGAAGCGCTGATGGATCGCCGGCCGGCGCAGCTTTCCGGCGGCCAGCGCCAGCGCGTCGCCATGGGCCGCGCCATCGTCCGCCAGCCGGAAGTCTTCCTCTTCGACGAGCCGCTGTCGAATCTTGACGCGAAACTCCGCACGCAGATGCGTACCGAGATCAAGAAGCTGCATGCCAAGGTGCAGTCGACGGTGATCTACGTGACCCACGACCAGGTGGAGGCGATGACGCTGGCCGATCGCATCGTCATCATGCGCGACGGCTATATCGAGCAGGTCGGCACGCCGGATGAAGTGTTCAAGCGGCCGGCCACGCGCTTCGTCGCCGGCTTCATCGGCTCGCCGCCGATGAATATCGAGGAGGCGACGGTTTCGGCCGGTGCGCTGGTGTTCAAGAACGGCGACAAGCTGCCGTTACCGGGGCAATTTGCAGACCGGGTCAAGGAGGGCGAAAAGGTTGCCTTCGGCCTGCGCCCGGACGATATTTTCCCAAGCGGCCATGGCCTGCATTCAGGCGCCGAAGCGGCGGTGCATGAGGTGACATTGCCCGTCGCCATTACGGAGCCTCTCGGTAACGAAACTCTGGTCTTCGTCGAATTCGCCGGCCGTGAATGGGTGTCACGCATGCTCAATCCGCGCGGATTGAAGAGCGGCGAACAACTGAAGATGAGCTTCGATCTCAGTCAGGCGCATCTCTTTTCGGCCGAGACGGGCAAGAGCCTGGCGGTGTGA
- a CDS encoding sugar-binding transcriptional regulator — MAKLRRGTHTAYSETASLRLRAAWLYYNQGLTQKDVAEQLGISRTTVIRLLDEAMRRSEVQIWINEGIDDCVELAIKLERVYGLDEAIVVPSPAGGDVDAQAKSVGLALGQFLTEAIPDNYTIGVGWGRTMTASLGSFRPPRRDNCKVVSLLGGIVAVQQTNPIDYTWRLASQLGAECYMFLAPLLVDSIETKRNLIEKCGLEAIYRLAENLDLAIVSCGDIGPHSTSLSEGFISKQELDQLIEAGCVCDTMFNFLDAEGNSVDHPINKRVMSVDLDTLKKAKHIVLSSGGMHRALAIRATIKRIGCNTLITDEGAAKALLQMATAKAA; from the coding sequence GTGGCCAAACTTAGACGCGGGACACACACCGCCTATTCGGAGACGGCGTCGCTGAGGCTGCGCGCTGCCTGGCTCTATTACAATCAGGGCCTGACGCAGAAGGATGTCGCCGAACAGCTCGGCATCAGCCGCACCACGGTCATCCGTCTGCTCGACGAGGCGATGCGTCGCAGCGAAGTGCAGATCTGGATCAATGAAGGCATCGACGATTGCGTCGAACTGGCAATCAAGCTGGAGCGCGTCTATGGGCTGGACGAGGCGATCGTCGTCCCATCGCCCGCCGGCGGAGATGTCGACGCCCAGGCGAAAAGCGTCGGCCTGGCGCTTGGCCAGTTCCTCACCGAAGCGATCCCCGACAATTATACGATCGGCGTCGGCTGGGGCCGGACGATGACGGCCTCGCTGGGAAGCTTCCGCCCACCCCGCCGCGACAATTGCAAAGTGGTCTCTTTGCTCGGCGGCATCGTCGCCGTCCAACAGACCAATCCCATCGATTATACCTGGCGTTTGGCGAGCCAGCTCGGCGCCGAATGCTACATGTTCCTGGCGCCGCTCCTGGTCGATTCCATCGAGACCAAGCGCAATCTCATCGAAAAATGCGGTCTGGAGGCGATCTACCGGCTGGCCGAAAACCTCGACCTCGCCATCGTTAGTTGCGGCGACATCGGCCCTCACTCCACTTCGCTGTCGGAAGGCTTCATATCGAAGCAGGAACTGGACCAGTTGATCGAGGCTGGCTGCGTCTGCGACACCATGTTCAACTTCCTCGACGCCGAGGGCAATTCCGTCGATCATCCGATCAACAAGCGCGTCATGTCAGTCGATCTCGACACATTGAAGAAGGCCAAGCACATCGTCCTGTCTTCCGGCGGCATGCACCGCGCCCTCGCGATCCGCGCCACCATCAAGCGCATCGGCTGCAACACGCTGATCACGGATGAAGGCGCTGCAAAGGCGCTGCTGCAGATGGCCACGGCCAAAGCGGCTTGA
- a CDS encoding MaoC family dehydratase yields the protein MTATVGISSTHPKTMPADHADIPVWNSENWFYEDFEIGHKIRSLRRTISEGESQQFNALVLDMHPYVSDQIFAETEGLFGKRLVAGAFVFSAGLGLVATNCINAFSYGYDKLRFVRPTFIGDTIYTIRTNLDKQPKYKDLGLIRSSYEVFKGEGELVLYCEHIQTVRYKNGRPADAPELKS from the coding sequence ATGACCGCCACCGTCGGCATTTCCAGCACCCATCCAAAGACCATGCCGGCGGATCATGCCGATATTCCCGTCTGGAACTCGGAAAACTGGTTCTACGAAGATTTCGAAATCGGCCACAAGATCCGCTCGCTGCGGCGGACGATCTCCGAAGGCGAATCCCAGCAGTTCAACGCTCTCGTGCTCGATATGCACCCTTACGTCAGCGACCAGATCTTTGCGGAGACGGAGGGCTTATTCGGTAAGCGCCTCGTCGCCGGTGCCTTCGTCTTCTCCGCCGGCCTCGGCCTCGTCGCTACCAACTGCATCAACGCCTTCTCGTATGGCTACGACAAGCTGCGCTTCGTCAGGCCCACTTTCATCGGCGATACGATCTACACCATCCGCACCAATCTCGATAAACAGCCGAAATACAAGGATCTCGGCCTGATCCGCTCTTCCTACGAAGTCTTCAAGGGCGAAGGCGAGCTGGTGCTTTATTGCGAGCATATCCAGACGGTACGCTACAAGAACGGCCGGCCTGCGGACGCTCCGGAATTGAAGAGCTAA
- a CDS encoding sugar ABC transporter permease, giving the protein MYKKISPPVLLLLPAIIVLVAVVLFPLLLSFYSSFTPFRLTRPATLFTFIGLRNYTRILTDPVFLAAFVRTVVLLTIALNLEMLLGLGLALLVNRATYGKRILRTLMMFPMMFSPVLVGFQFKFMFNDNVGIINNALQSLGITNNAIPWLIDGNLALFSIVIAEIWSSTSVFAILILAGLLAMPQEPVEAAKVDGCTSWQTFRYVTWPFLMPFAFIAMTIRSLDVARAYDIVKIMTDGGPARRTELIWTLVGRTAYADAQMGLANAMAYVSIILSIAFTVYFFRKLALARTQIGAEW; this is encoded by the coding sequence ATGTATAAGAAAATATCTCCACCGGTCCTGCTGCTTCTTCCGGCGATCATCGTGCTTGTGGCAGTGGTGTTGTTTCCGTTGCTTCTGTCCTTTTACTCCAGCTTCACGCCGTTCCGTCTGACGCGGCCGGCGACGCTCTTCACCTTCATCGGCCTGCGGAACTATACCCGCATTCTCACCGATCCGGTCTTCCTGGCGGCCTTCGTGCGCACAGTCGTGCTGCTGACCATCGCGCTCAATCTGGAAATGCTGCTTGGTCTCGGCCTGGCGCTGCTGGTCAACAGGGCGACCTACGGCAAGCGTATCCTGCGCACGCTGATGATGTTTCCGATGATGTTTTCGCCGGTGCTCGTCGGTTTCCAGTTCAAATTCATGTTCAACGACAATGTCGGCATCATCAACAATGCCCTGCAATCCCTCGGCATCACCAATAATGCCATCCCCTGGTTGATCGACGGCAATCTGGCGCTGTTTTCGATCGTCATCGCCGAAATCTGGTCGTCGACATCGGTTTTCGCCATCCTCATCCTTGCCGGCCTGCTCGCCATGCCGCAGGAGCCGGTGGAGGCCGCGAAAGTGGACGGCTGCACGAGCTGGCAGACCTTTCGCTATGTCACCTGGCCGTTTCTGATGCCCTTCGCTTTCATCGCCATGACCATCCGTTCGCTCGACGTCGCCCGTGCCTATGACATCGTCAAGATCATGACCGATGGCGGCCCGGCGCGGCGCACGGAGCTGATCTGGACGCTCGTCGGGCGAACGGCCTATGCAGATGCGCAGATGGGTCTCGCCAATGCCATGGCCTATGTCTCGATCATTCTGTCGATCGCCTTCACAGTCTATTTCTTCCGTAAGCTGGCGCTTGCCCGCACCCAGATCGGAGCGGAGTGGTAA
- a CDS encoding CaiB/BaiF CoA-transferase family protein — MTKGSNDGLLAGITVLDMSQFLAGPMAALRLGDLGARVIKVERPDGGDLCRRLYLSDTEIGGDSTLFHAINRGKESFAVNMKDEGDLQDLRVLIAKADVIIQNFRPGVIDRLGLDYASVAKINPRIVYGSITGYGADNEWRHFPGQDLLAQARSGAMWLNGEADDGPVPFGLAVADMLAGNLIVQGILAGLVRRGVTGQGVHVETSLLEAMIDFQFEVLTTHLNDGGRLPKKSSVRNAHAYLAAPYGVYHCADGWLALAMMPLSKLAPLFELPALAEFTPHEAFTRRDRIKSLIASRLHEKTVKEWLAILEPADIWAAEVLDWPKLLQTAAFRQLDMLQTVTRSDGVSVRTTASPIRVDGIRSKNGSAAPTIGSESEKIRAEFIPPSPPRGEGRG; from the coding sequence ATGACCAAAGGAAGCAATGACGGCCTGCTCGCCGGCATCACGGTGCTCGATATGAGCCAGTTCCTCGCCGGGCCGATGGCGGCGCTGCGGCTTGGCGATCTCGGCGCTCGGGTGATCAAGGTCGAGCGTCCCGATGGCGGCGATCTCTGCCGCCGGCTTTATCTCAGCGACACCGAGATCGGCGGCGACTCGACGCTGTTCCACGCGATCAATCGCGGCAAGGAAAGCTTCGCCGTCAACATGAAGGACGAAGGCGACCTGCAGGACCTGCGCGTCCTGATCGCAAAAGCCGATGTCATCATCCAGAATTTCCGCCCGGGGGTCATCGATCGCCTGGGTCTCGATTACGCCTCAGTCGCCAAGATCAATCCCCGTATCGTCTATGGCAGCATCACAGGTTATGGAGCGGACAACGAGTGGCGGCATTTTCCCGGCCAGGACCTCCTCGCCCAGGCCCGCTCCGGCGCCATGTGGCTGAACGGCGAAGCCGATGACGGCCCTGTGCCCTTCGGCCTTGCGGTGGCCGACATGCTGGCCGGCAATCTGATCGTCCAGGGCATTCTTGCCGGCCTCGTGCGGCGCGGCGTCACCGGTCAGGGCGTCCATGTCGAAACCAGCCTGCTGGAAGCGATGATCGATTTCCAATTCGAGGTGCTGACCACCCATCTGAACGATGGCGGCCGCCTGCCGAAGAAATCTTCCGTGCGCAATGCCCACGCCTATCTCGCAGCACCTTACGGCGTCTATCATTGCGCCGATGGCTGGCTGGCGCTGGCGATGATGCCGCTATCGAAGCTGGCGCCGCTCTTCGAACTTCCGGCACTTGCCGAGTTTACGCCGCACGAGGCCTTCACCCGCCGCGACCGGATCAAGAGCCTGATCGCCAGTCGCCTGCATGAGAAGACGGTGAAGGAATGGCTCGCCATCCTGGAACCTGCCGATATCTGGGCCGCCGAAGTGCTGGACTGGCCGAAATTGCTGCAAACCGCAGCCTTCCGCCAGCTCGACATGCTGCAGACGGTAACCCGCAGCGACGGTGTCTCTGTGCGCACGACGGCAAGCCCTATCCGTGTCGACGGCATCCGAAGCAAGAACGGCTCGGCAGCACCGACGATCGGCAGCGAGTCGGAAAAGATAAGGGCGGAGTTTATTCCCCCTTCTCCCCCGCGGGGAGAAGGTCGCGGGTAG
- a CDS encoding bifunctional helix-turn-helix domain-containing protein/methylated-DNA--[protein]-cysteine S-methyltransferase, giving the protein MNAIAQLKTDITPEGPDYDTVRRVIELITEDYRDQPSLETIAERLGQSPTQLQKTFTRWAGLSPKGFLQAVTLDHAKRLLREEDLPLLETSFEVGLSGPSRLHDLFVTHEAMSPGEWKAKGGGLVIRYGFHISPFGLALIMVTDRGLAGLAFSDSGDEKACLEDMTCRWPNAQYVEDLQATMPYAARIFEPSKWSSDQPLRVVLIGTDFQVRVWESLLNIPMGRAVTYSDIAKDIGQPTAMRAVGAAVGRNPISFVVPCHRALGKNGDLTGYHWGLTRKRAMLGWEAGKA; this is encoded by the coding sequence ATGAATGCTATCGCACAGTTGAAGACAGACATCACGCCGGAAGGACCGGACTATGACACCGTCCGCCGGGTGATCGAACTCATCACCGAGGACTATCGCGATCAGCCATCATTGGAGACGATCGCCGAGCGGCTCGGACAATCGCCGACTCAATTGCAGAAGACCTTTACCCGTTGGGCGGGATTGTCACCCAAGGGTTTTTTGCAGGCCGTAACGCTCGATCATGCCAAGCGGCTGCTGCGCGAGGAAGATCTGCCCTTGCTGGAAACCTCGTTCGAAGTGGGCCTTTCCGGTCCAAGCCGGCTGCACGACCTCTTCGTCACGCATGAGGCGATGTCGCCCGGCGAATGGAAGGCGAAGGGCGGCGGGCTGGTCATCCGCTACGGCTTCCACATTTCGCCCTTCGGCCTGGCGCTGATCATGGTCACCGACCGCGGCCTTGCCGGTCTCGCCTTCAGCGATTCCGGCGACGAGAAGGCCTGCCTCGAGGACATGACCTGCCGTTGGCCGAATGCGCAATATGTCGAGGACCTGCAGGCGACCATGCCTTATGCGGCGCGGATTTTCGAGCCGTCGAAATGGTCGAGCGACCAGCCGCTGCGGGTCGTGCTGATCGGCACGGATTTCCAGGTGCGGGTCTGGGAAAGCCTGTTGAATATCCCGATGGGCCGAGCCGTCACCTATTCCGATATCGCCAAAGACATCGGCCAGCCGACGGCGATGCGCGCAGTCGGCGCCGCTGTCGGCCGCAACCCCATCTCCTTCGTCGTCCCCTGTCACCGCGCGCTCGGCAAGAACGGTGATCTCACCGGCTATCATTGGGGTCTGACGCGCAAGCGGGCGATGCTGGGCTGGGAAGCGGGGAAGGCGTGA
- a CDS encoding amidohydrolase — MLFDSHLHIVDRTKLGYPWLEGAGALNRDSLYADYAREAQRLGITDTLHMEVDVAKSDIERETDYVKDLSRQPGSLIRGAIAACRPEDADFPAYLERVLADPFIKGFRRVLHVIPDDVSEGALFRENLKRLAGTRLTFDFCVLPHQIAKAIALADLNPDVQFILDHCGVPAVKDGFSAVWTSGITEIARRPNVVVKISGVVAYADPDSWTVDTLRPFVEHSIASFGWHRVIWGSDWPVCTLGGGLSTWVGATHALTQGASADERNSLYRLNAKRLWPL, encoded by the coding sequence ATGCTTTTCGATAGTCACCTGCACATCGTCGATCGCACGAAACTTGGATACCCCTGGCTGGAAGGGGCCGGCGCGCTGAATCGCGACAGCCTCTATGCGGACTATGCACGCGAAGCCCAGCGCCTGGGGATTACCGATACGCTGCATATGGAAGTGGATGTCGCTAAAAGCGATATCGAGCGGGAAACGGATTACGTCAAGGATCTGAGCCGACAGCCCGGCAGCCTGATCCGCGGCGCCATCGCTGCCTGCCGGCCGGAAGATGCCGACTTTCCGGCCTATCTCGAACGTGTGCTCGCCGATCCCTTCATCAAAGGCTTCCGTCGCGTCCTGCATGTCATACCGGACGATGTTTCCGAGGGCGCACTTTTCCGTGAAAATCTGAAGCGGCTCGCCGGCACCCGCCTCACCTTCGATTTCTGCGTGCTGCCGCATCAGATCGCCAAGGCGATCGCGCTGGCCGACCTCAACCCCGATGTTCAGTTCATTCTCGATCATTGCGGCGTGCCCGCCGTCAAAGACGGCTTCAGCGCGGTCTGGACCTCGGGAATCACTGAGATCGCCAGGCGGCCGAACGTCGTCGTCAAGATTTCCGGTGTCGTCGCCTATGCCGATCCCGATAGCTGGACCGTTGATACGCTGCGTCCCTTTGTCGAGCATTCGATAGCAAGCTTCGGCTGGCATCGTGTCATCTGGGGCAGCGATTGGCCGGTCTGCACGCTGGGCGGCGGTCTCTCCACCTGGGTCGGCGCCACGCATGCATTGACTCAGGGAGCAAGCGCCGACGAACGCAACAGCCTCTATCGGCTCAACGCCAAGCGCCTCTGGCCGCTTTGA